The Centroberyx gerrardi isolate f3 chromosome 13, fCenGer3.hap1.cur.20231027, whole genome shotgun sequence genome contains the following window.
ATCACAGTATTCTCCTTTAGTGCAGTACAACTAGAAATACTTACTTTTGTTTGTATAAAATGCctatattgtttaaaaaaaaaagtcactcaCCTGTATCTGTGACTCTGATGACATGTTTGGCAGCTTCTCGTCACCGACCGACACAGAAAGCACCGACTCCTCTGTGGAGAAGACCCATAAAAAACTGTCAGAATACGAGCAGTGTGTCGTAGGGATGTGACACCGTGTTGTGTACTGAGCAGACCTGACTTCTGTAGTAGTTCTATCCATGGTTTCTACcagttttccattttaaaattcagCACTTTTGTAGACCTTGACGTCTTGACTGGATTTGCAGGTTTTGGTTGGTGTTCAATATTATGTATTCTGATGGTGACTCAAAACATAACTGTCAACTAGGCGTGAAGTGTGAAATGCCAGTGGATATACAtctacaaaacaatatttttccatacttttccagactttttgtgCAAATTCCCAAACTtctcaagacctggaaatgataaaatacaaatttcCTACTTCTCTGGACTTTCCAGACCCACGAAGGAACCCAGTTATTCCTCGAAAGATTTGTCATAGTGGTCTTTCTTCACTGGATGCAGGCACAAAAAAACTGATGAGATGCTTGAGAATGgtgaggaataaaaaaaacagtgtcaGTACAACTATCCAAGTGTCAGTCTGACCTTTGCCCTTGCCCTTCTTGCTCTCCATGGTGTTCTTGAGCTCCATCTCATAGTGCGCTCTGGACATGTTCACCCCGACACGCAGCGGCTTCATGAACTTGTCCTCGATCTTGTACAGCTCTGTCCAGATGCCCGTCTGGTTCTCTGTCACTTTGTCTCTGATGATCAGGTAGCGCAGGAGGTTCAGAGACTCCATCACTCTGGAAAACAATCACAGCAGGAGGTCCAGGTTCAGTTCTCTTTAAGATAAAAGAGGGAAGTTTAACTCGAATCCTTTCTTTTGCCTTTCACTTTCATCCATCCTTCATATGACTTAAAAATCTAACCACTAAGGGATCAATCTGTCTAACCTGACTTTATGACTGACTGTATATCTATTGCATTTTTCCTCACCAGGAATTTGCCACAATGTGGGAAAGGAGTGTATTTCCATTTTAGCTACCTGAAAAATTACTTATTTGCCTGGTCAGCATTCCTCACTGAAACTGCACCAAGCAGCGCTCATCAGTTTCCATGAGGAATGCCAACAATTCAAACAAGTCAAAGAAGTGTTGTTTTCCACAATGTGGCAAGtgcctggggaaaaaaatattaggCTAAAATCCAATTTtaggcaaaaaagaaaaagaaaatggcaGCAGTGTTATGTGTGTGCTGACCTGTCCAGGTTCTGTAGCAGGTCCGTCTCTGGGCCGTCTGGGAGACTGAGAACCTGACGCAGCAGAGGGAGCAGGTGAACGCCCTCAAACCACGAATTACTGTTTCCtggctgaggagggagggagggagagagagagagagagagagagacttgtacTTGCCCCTGTGTTTCGCTGTAAGACATTTTTAATTACAACCCATGTTGTGTGCAAATACTGTCTTTTAGTTCGGAGTTACTGCATCCAAACGTCTGAACAACTACAGCAGAACCAACAACCATAGTGAAATTTAAAGAGCCATCTGCTGCTGAACATCCATCTCACCTTCAGGGAAAAGTCTATCTGATTCTTGATGTTCTTGACGATGTAGCCCTCAACCCCTGAGTGGTGACTGATCTTCAGCACCAACCTGAAACAAGATAAAGTAAAACTCATATTGGGGGGAGtcgaacagaaagagagatttcCGATGACTTTCAAGGAGGAAAGCTGGAACTTACTGGAAAAAATTGTACTTGGCCTCAGTGTCAAACTTATCGATGCTGAGCTGTAACACCTTCAGACCTTTAGTTCTCTGttgacaaagaagaaaaagtgtCAATTTCCAATTATCCAGAGTCAAtgataaatgcaaataaatgcatatAAATGCAATCCAGAGATACAATAAATTCACCAGTAGAAAAAGTCAGTGTCTGTTGACTAATGTGTAATGTCAACAACACCATAAACAAATTCAAAACCTTCAAATATAGCTGATATTAGTGATAGCACAGAATTACAGTATTATTTACTAATGCAGAGATGCAAAGCCTTACCAGTTGATGCACTGGACATAAAGTCATGACCTTCACTAAGTTctgaaaataacaagaaaacaCAGTGTGAGCATGATATATTACATGGATCATAGTAAAACAGCATCACACTAAAATAATCACAAGTGTTATAATAATCATGATGAtacaaaatgtttattaatCATGAGGGCCTGTGAGTGGATATGTGTGTTTACCTGGGGGACGCTGACAAAGGCTTTGATCTCcagcaggctgacagacagactgccgTCCTCCAGCCGCACCAGACTCTTCTCATACAGCTCCTGGTGAGGGGAAACATACATTCAGCTTACTAAACGTTCCAACATGTGATTAGCAATCAAATTAAACCATACATGTcgttttcaataaaaaaaaaaaaggcaaaaaaaaacctacagaaACCTATTCTATAAAGTATAACCATGAGGAGAAAttgtatattttcattgtttgtaAGGCACTTGGTCAGGAGGATGGTTAGTGGGTTGCAGGATGATGAAAATCAGCCCCCAAAATCATCAGGAGTAAATGCAATCACGGTTTATTAGCTGTATCACATTGCCAAAGCCTTTCCAACTCCCTGCAGTATAGACTAAATAAACTCTATTGCCTAGCATGTTACAACCCTAAAATAAACAAGAGGCaagagctgcctaatgtcccaccataatcaccatgatatattaaacataaccagttacaCCAATGGAGTAACTAATTAAGACAATTAATGCATTGATTATTTCTATGTCAATTATttcttgtcttcacataacacatgggtggtattaatatgaactctgtatcttacaGCATCAAGGACTTAGATGGACTGATAGTAGATTCAGTTTGACTCACCAGTCCTTTCTGGATCCTCGACTCCTCGGTTCTAACAATGAAAATTCAAAAATAGGTTATGAGGTGTAGAAAAAGTCAAGATCTATCTAATGTTCTGACAGACAAATCTGAATGGCAGTTTATAAGGTAACAAATATTAACTTTTGTAAAAACCCTTTGTAACGCTTTTGTAAAATCCAACCAAGACCAGACAGTGAAACACTCCAAAGCACAGTACAGAATATTGGAATATTGTAGCATATAGTCACCTGGACAGGAGCAGGCTGATGTGCTCCATGTTACACCGAAGAGTAAACACAGGACTGAAAGTACACAGAGAGAGGGTTAGGACGATTTATACACTGCTTTTAAATTCTAAATACTATTTTAATcattgtttaaaaaatgtgaatcatagaaaaagacaaaaaccaTTGGGGGTAAGGGGCAGAAATTAACGTGTTTAGATTTACACTCAAGCCTACAGAGGCACTCTGTATTTccaaagaagtaaaaaaaaacgttcTCATATATCAATATACCTGTACTACAATCCTAGATGTTCTCACACTCTTACCTGAACACAGCGGGGAAGGTATCCATGGCCAAGTGATGGACAAACAGCAGGTGAGCCAGGCTGGCCAAGGACTCTTTAGGATAGCgaacctcctcctccaggaagcCCGgcacctctctcctcttcagcaGAGGGTGACACACGAGGCTGGGGAGGGACTCCCCGATagcactgaggctgctctgtacacacacacacacacacacacacacaccagggaaacAGACCGACACAGTTATAAGTCCAGTGCAGCAAATACCTTATCCACCATCATGGCAGTTAAAACATGTCAGGTGAGAGTTTGGAAACCCTCGTTTAGACTTTGTGTGAGTAAAACACACAACAGGGGTCTTTAAAATGTCCTACCAAAATCTCTGTGGCAAAGTCCCTGAGGGGAGACACAGGCAGGGTGTCAGGATCCTTCAGCTGGACCTCCAAGAGAGGCTCGCACAGACTCTTCATACAGCTGCAGCAcggagaggcagagggacacAGTCAAAACCCTGAAGAACGGCCATTAGTgctacagcagcagaataaATGTCAACTATCATACTTAGGTATGATATTCTGATATTCTCAGAGGTTTGGTTACTGTTCTATCAGTGTACCTGTAACAGTTCCGATGCTTAATATActgttaatgatcagtctgtgcATATAAACACAGATTATTCACATAGCTACAATATTGAGAAACAACATCTGAGTCAACAGTTCTTTGAGGcatattattactgttatttcaATATATTACATTAGCCATTATTGTGCAAACACATGTTGGATGGAGAATTTCTACAAAGGCTCTGTCCCAGTTTACTTTCGGTCCAGTACTTGGAGTGTCTCCCAAGACTTAGAATAATGCCAATGCGAGATAACATGCAAACAGATAGTTTCCGAGCAAGTCTGAGCTGTGGAACATTCAAATCTTCCAACTTACAACTTCAGCAGTTCTGCCTTCAGCTCATCCTCTTTATGCGGCGATGCCTTGTCCCGTCCGTCCGGGGTCTTGTCTGGGGTTTCACTCTGGGCCTTGCAGTGCTGGAAGTTCAGCCTGGCCTCGTGGACGAAGGGCCTGACGAAGGCCATCAGGTCTCTGCAGCAGCGGCACAGGGAGAAGACAtcgtcctcctcctgctccttggTCTGAGGCACCGGCAGTTTGGCCACCTGCTCCAGCAGGGAGGACAGGACCATGCCCAGAGACGAGGCCTTACGGCCGCCCAGACGCAGCAGCACTGGAACGGGAAGAGAGAAGGGTTGAATAGAGAGGAGTAGATCAAGATGCAGGGAGAGTTGGAAAAGGCAGGAAGAACggcagacagagatggaaaggagTACAGGATAGAAGTAAGGGGCGATCAGAAAGAGAGGGGTGCAACATATGGGTGGTTGAGGATAATTGGGTTGTGAGCAGGGGAGAATGGGTGGATGGAAATTTAATGAAACACACTGGAGGGATCTGTGTATTTGAGATTATGTGTTAGTACAAGCGTATGTGAGTCTACATGTGCAGAAACTCTGCACACTGGCTGCATTACTTTCCATTAAAACATACTGAAAATACACAGCGCTTCagacctctgacctttgccaGCACAGAAACATTGTGTACTTTTAATAATTGCAAGAGAGATGTTATGCAGGACTTCTTTGCCTGTTTTTATAGGCTACAAAGTGTTTTCCTCTTCACCTATCACCTACATACTCCCTTTTAAAGAATACTAGTTTTATTCTGTGTATGTTTGCACATGTGCACATCTGTAAATGTATATTTAACGTGAACTGTTGTTCCTTACCTTTCTGCAGAGGGTTAAATAGAAGGAGGAGGGTCTCTGCTACGGCATCAGGGTGAGcttcctccacctgctccaacAAGCCAACCAGCAGCTCTTTGGGACTGCAGACCTGCACAGTTAGAGCTCAACCTTAAAGGACAACTCCACCCTGATACTGTCAAAAAGCAAAACATCTATACattgctttctgtctctgtctacctTAGGAACAATGTATAATATgcaattcaataacagtaagTGTCAAGCAGATGAGCAGACCTCCAGCAGGTGTTTGAAAATGGCCAGGCAGTGAGGGAGACTCTTGTCTTCCTTCTTCAGCAGAACCTGAATCAGAGGAGGCAGCAGGTTCCAACCCATACATCTCACTACGGCCTAAAGGAGGAGGGACAGAAGAGTATGTGTTACACAGTACAATACTGAATTAATgcaacacagatgaaaagcagTCAAAGGGCTGAAACATCCCACATGCCCACCAATGCCTCAGTCAGGGTCATGGATATGTATTTGTCCCAAAGCCCCACTCAGTGTTATTTGTCACTTTCACACATGAGCAATTCATACAATAACTACTGATGGCTATTTTTGGGGATTTATTAGAAGgcaagcacatgcacacgcgcacagccatactcacacacacgcgccacACTTCTCTTCACCTTATTTTTTTCATCCACGACGATACTGAGGACCTGTGTGCTGTCTCCCTGCTCGATGCAGGTCCGCCCAGCAATGGTGAAGACGTCATAATCCTCCGTGGTGTAGCTGTCGTCCTGGACTGCttgctgtgtgagagagagagagagggagagatacatgggaagagaagaggagggtgaggatATTCCATGTCCTGAAAAAATAGTAACACGTTTCATTACAGTCATTCATTAGTCGTTGAGGATTTcataaaacatacagtactgtgcaaaagccttaggcaccctagattttcttatatacattttgtcttagGTGTTTATTTGtcttctgcattagtgtgtcagtagactgctctttatagtatttttattttttttatttagaaacttttcatttcattatttttgaaaacatCTTCGCTTTACAGAATTTTGTGTGCCTAAGAcgtttgcacagtactgtatgagatgagggagaggcatggctggatggatggacagatagatagatagatagatagatagatagatagatagatagataaagtgGGTCTCGTGAGCCCATCCCAGTTCCCTGAGGGACAGCTGTGACTTACACATCTCTGGACCACATCACTGAGCTGCTCCAGTGCCATACTGCTTTGCAGATCTAGTCTTGGGGTGGGGTTTGTCTTTACACAGCAATCCTCCAAAAACAGAAGCAAACCTCAGGTCAAAATAATGTACATCATACTGCTTAGAGATAAAAGGCTTGTGATGATCATGTAGGTGAGAGAGACCTAATTGTGTCTCCaggcatgacatgacatgagtgACAGTCCCTATGCTAGCTGGCTGTACCTGGGCGTTAAGTCCTCATCTATATGTAGTTTTATATCAATATGAGAAAAACCGGGGTACGTAGAGAACAATATTGAGCTATTAGACTGATCTGTGACTACTGGACAGTCTCTTGTACgcagagagagcagctgaaTGAAAGCTAGCCaaacattatgttttttttcttcagcctTAATTAGACGCAAAAGAAAGGGTATTGTCTGATCTCCTATCGTAACACAGGTTACTTAAAAGTTTTGCTGATTAGAAACGTAGCGACCAAGAGAATTAAACTGTAACTTACATTGCATAAAAACAGCCGGGTGACGGGTGAGGCAAGGAAATGTGTTTGTGAGAATTGGCCGTTGTGACTTGCCGTAGAATTAAATACGTCATCGGTCAAAGTTGAAAATCCGCAAAACAGAATCAGCATggagaaggagcagagaagaagGAGCAGTCGCTCTTCTAGAACTTCCAAAAAGGGTTAGTTTCAATGAAATATTATTCCGCACACTCAGAGATTAGGGTTAGGAAATATGTTTACAGGCTAATAGCTCCCAGAAAAGAGTTAAAACAAGTTTGTATGAACTTGTAATAAGCATAATGCTGTTCTATAGTGCTGCTTTTATGTTGTACACGATtggtctgtttcttctgttgttCACTCTTAGGTTAATGAACATGAAGCAAATCTTTCCATGGCACAATAGTTCCGTTGTTTTATCTGCAATGGCCAACATTTGTAATACTGTCTACCTGCTACCGTCTGTTAGCAAGCAATGtaactgtgttgttgttgttgttgttgttgtggcagGTGGCAAAACCGTCAAGGCACTGAGCGCTGAAGAGGAAGcaagacggtgtgtgtgtgtgtgtgtgagagagagagagagagagagagagagagaggggtacaTAAATATGTAGCTAGAGCTGTATCAGTACTAATTTTTCAGTTCACTCACATTTAACAATggtgatgtttttttgtaaaatacTGTTTTACTCAGTTTTACCTAACTTGTGGAAATAATTACGGcaacacatttcattattttagcTATAAAGACCCCATCACCCCTCAAATGTTGGTCCTGTACTTGTCGGTTGTCCTAGGAGAGAGGCTGTGAAGGAGACCCTGAGGGagaagctggagctggagaggagagctCTGCAGGTGGTGGAGCGACTCCTGGAGGACTGCGTGGCTCAAGACTTCCTGGTTGACTGCGTATGTAAAAGAGGTTTAAGATTTGCTTTGTGAAGGGGATCAGGATAAGACGAGGGTGAAACGTGTCTTAAGTGACCCATCTGCCAAACAAGTCGCAAGCTCCGAGTCTGGTCCAGTCTACTCTGTCCATGAAGTGCAGTTCCTTTAAGTCCCAAAGAGTGACACCTCTTACTCTGGATCTCAAGTGTAATCCAGACTGTCTTTGAATTCAGACCTCTGTGCATGAAAATTAACATCAACCTGGTTGGTCCAAGGTAAAGTTAGATAACTCAATGATATGCAGTCATTTCAAGTCAGAGAGTTGTTCCCCTTTAGTGGGACCAGTGAACTACCTCTTTGATACTGTGTTATACGCTGAGCTTGAGAATACCATGGAAATACATGAGTTGAAATCTTTTTGGTAAGAGTGGCTTTCACTCTTGAACAGTTTTAATGTTAGCCTGTGTGACATAGTTGCTGTGGTTTTCAACCTCTTTTAAATCTCCTCTCGTCACAGGCCAGGTTCATCACTGCTGCCAATTACAAAGATACTATAGAGGAGAGATCCATTGCTAAACTGTGTGGCTATCCTGTATGTCCAAATAAACTTGGCAAGGTAAGACCCTTTGTAACAGGCTTTTCAATCCTTTGTATGCGGTAGATCTCATTGTGTCTCGTGTTCTGTGCTTCTAatctgttttaatgtaattCAATTCTGCAATTCATTTTGTAGGTTCCGACTCAACAGTACAAAATTTCTACCAAGACCAATAAGGTGTATGACATCACTGAGCGCAAGGTGAGTGCTACATCTGGTTCAGAAGTGTATGATGGTGCATTAACGGGTTGATTTTTGGCAGAAACGGTTGAAGTAATGGTTCAAACTCTGTcatgttcagtgtttttgcAGTAACTTCTGCTACAAAGCCTCCAAAGAGTTTGAGCTGCAAATATCAAAGACCCCTCTTTGGCTCAGGCAGCATGAGAGGTACGTATGCTGCTCCCTGTCAACATACTGATTCAGCATGAAGAATAGATGTGG
Protein-coding sequences here:
- the glmna gene encoding glomulin, FKBP associated protein a, producing the protein MALEQLSDVVQRCQAVQDDSYTTEDYDVFTIAGRTCIEQGDSTQVLSIVVDEKNKAVVRCMGWNLLPPLIQVLLKKEDKSLPHCLAIFKHLLEVCSPKELLVGLLEQVEEAHPDAVAETLLLLFNPLQKVLLRLGGRKASSLGMVLSSLLEQVAKLPVPQTKEQEEDDVFSLCRCCRDLMAFVRPFVHEARLNFQHCKAQSETPDKTPDGRDKASPHKEDELKAELLKFCMKSLCEPLLEVQLKDPDTLPVSPLRDFATEILSSLSAIGESLPSLVCHPLLKRREVPGFLEEEVRYPKESLASLAHLLFVHHLAMDTFPAVFSPVFTLRCNMEHISLLLSRTEESRIQKGLELYEKSLVRLEDGSLSVSLLEIKAFVSVPQNLVKVMTLCPVHQLRTKGLKVLQLSIDKFDTEAKYNFFQLVLKISHHSGVEGYIVKNIKNQIDFSLKPGNSNSWFEGVHLLPLLRQVLSLPDGPETDLLQNLDRVMESLNLLRYLIIRDKVTENQTGIWTELYKIEDKFMKPLRVGVNMSRAHYEMELKNTMESKKGKGKEESVLSVSVGDEKLPNMSSESQIQALHSALHTFDMIESVLARIEELVEVKDSL